The Cloeon dipterum chromosome X, ieCloDipt1.1, whole genome shotgun sequence genome includes a window with the following:
- the LOC135946485 gene encoding E3 ubiquitin-protein ligase rnf146-like: MAGLREPWALWTSRDPDGATSFNMARCLTDIDEDIVNLEDQEGDVNEGTECPICLLALELPLRLPCCGHLFCFECSWSRLNRCAMCRTPVPREFLDKPEEFLSSPLPQPATQFSWIFKTSAGWWRFSPRQEQAIRRALRSGTPELKLIVAGKEATLDFKSLLIKQNLKVGAITIARNGSFDALGVAGLKHWPASP, translated from the exons ATGGCCGGATTACGAGAACCCTGGGCCCTATGGACGAGCAGAGACCCTGATGGCGCTACCAGCTTCAACATGGCAAGGTGTCTGACGGACATTGACGAGGACATCGTCAATCTGGAGGACCAGGAAGGGGACGTGAATG AGGGCACCGAATGCCCCATCTGTCTTCTGGCTCTGGAGTTGCCTCTGCGCTTGCCCTGCTGCGGCCATTTATTCTGCTTTGAGTGCAGCTGGAGCAGATTGAATCGCTGCGCTATGTGCCGAACTCCAGTGCCACGCGAATTCTTGGACAAGCCCGAAGAGTTCCTCAGCAGTCCCCTTCCACAGCCAGCCACACAGTTCAGCTGGATTTTTAAGACCAGCGCCGGCTGGTGGCGTTTCTCGCCGCGCCAGGAGCAGGCGATAAGGCGGGCGTTGCGTTCAGGCACACCTGAGCTCAAACTCATCGTCGCGGGCAAGGAGGCTACCTTGGATTTCAAAtcgcttttaattaagcaaaatctCAAGGTAGGCGCCATTACAATTGCCCGCAATGGTAGCTTCGACGCTCTTGGGGTCGCTGGGCTCAAACACTGGCCGGCCTCTCCGTGA